The DNA sequence GCTCGGTGACCGGGTCGATGCCGTGCGCGCGGCAGGCGGCCAGGATCGTGGGGAAGCGGTGCTCCCACATCTCGGCGCCGAAGTGGCGGGCGTCCAGGTACATGTGCTCGGCGTCCTGCCGGCGCATGCGGCGCATGATGCCCTTGGCGACGATGTCGCGCGGGGCGAGTTCCGCGAGTTCGTGCTGCCCCTGCATGAAGCGCACGCCGTCGGCGTCCACCAGGTGGGCGCCCTCGCCGCGGACCGCCTCGGAGACCAGGGGCTGCTGGCCCTCCGCGTCCGGGCCGAGGAAGAGGACCGTGGGGTGGAACTGGACGAACTCCAGGTCGCTCACCTCGGCGCCCGCGCGCAGGGCGAGGGCCACGCCGTCGCCCGTGGAGACGGACGGGTTCGTGGTCGCCGAGAAGACCTGGCCCATGCCGCCGGTCGCCAGGACCACGGCGGGCGCGTGGACGGCCCCCACGCCGTCGTGCTGGCCCTCTCCCATCACGTGCAGGGTGACGCCGGCGGTACGCCCGTCGGCGTCCGTGAGGAGGTCCAGGACGAGCGCGTTCTCGATGGTGCGCGTCCCGCGCGCGCGGACCGCCTCGACCAGGGCGCGGGAGATCTCCGCGCCGGTGGCGTCGCCGCCCGCGTGGGCGATGCGGCGGCGGTGGTGGCCGCCCTCGCGGGTCAGTTCCAGGCCGCCGTCGGTCGACTCGTCGAAGTGCGCGCCGGTCTCGATCAGGCGGCGTACGGCGTCGGGGCCCTCCGTGACCAGGATGCGGACCGCTTCCTCGTCGCACAGGCCGGCGCCGGCGACCAGGGTGTCGTCCAGGTGCTGTTCGGGGGTGTCGCCCTCGCCGAGGGCCGCGGCGATGCCGCCCTGGGCCCAGCGGGTCGAGCCGTCGTCGAGGCGGGCCTTGGTGACGACGACCGTCGTCAGGCCGGCGGCCTCACAGCGCAGGGCCGCGGTGAGGCCGGCGACCCCGGAGCCGACGACCACGACGTCCGCGGCGATGGACCACCCGGGCGCGGGCGCGTGCAGTCGTATGCCAGTGCTGGTCACGCGGCGGCTCCGAAGGTTCCGAAGGTCAGCGGGATGTTGTCGATCAGGCGGGTGGTGCCCACCCGGGCGGCCACGGCGAGGACGGCCTCGCCGGTGAAGTCGTCGCCGATCTCGGTGAAGTCGGACGGGTCGACCAGCGCCAGGTAGTCCAGGGCGAGCGGCGGGTCGAGGCGGGCGGCCTCGTCCAGGACCAGCCGGGCGGCGGCCCGGATGGCGGCCGGGCCGCCGGCGGTCGTGGCGACCGCGTGCGCGTCGGCCGCCGCGCGGGACTCGCCCATGGCGCTGAGCGCCTCGGCCCGCGCGCGCGTGGCGGGCACCTCCTGGGCCCGCGCGCGCAGCGCCTGCTGGGCCGCGTGCCGGTCGCGGCCCGCGAACAGGGCCTGGGACAGGGCGAGGGCGGTGCGCCGCTCCCCGGCCGAGAGGTAGCGGTTGCGGCTGGACAGGGCGAGCCCGTCCTCCTCGCGGACGGTGGGGACGCCGACGATCTCCACGCCGAAGTTCAGGTCCCGCACCATGCGGCGGATCAGGGCGAGCTGCTGGGCGTCCTTCTGGCCGTAGAAGGCGACGTCGGGGCGGGTGAGGTGCAGCAGCTTGGCGACGACGGTGAGCACGCCGTCGAAGTGGCCGGGCCGTGCGGCGCCCTCCAGGCGTGCGCCCATGGGCCCGGCGCTGATGCGGACCTGGGGCTCGCCGCCCGGGTAGACCTCGTCCACGGAGGGGGCGAAGACGGCGTCGGCGCCCGAGAGCCCGGCGAGCGCGATGTCGGCGTCCAGGGTGCGCGGGTAGCGGTCCAGGTCCTCGCCCGCGCCGAACTGCAACGGGTTGACGAAGACGGTGACCACGACCTCGCCGTCGGGGCCCGCGGTGTCCCGCGCGGTGCGGATCAGCGTGGCGTGGCCCTCGTGCAGCGCGCCCATGGTCATCACAACGGCCCGGCGTCCCGTGCGCGCGCGTGCGTGCAGTTCGGCGGCGGTGCGCAGCAGGGTGGCGGTCATCGGGCGGCTCCGTTCCGGGACGCACGCGTCGTACGGCCGTGGGGTGCGGGGTGTCGGTGGGTGCCGCTCATCGGCTCTCCCCCGGGGCGCTTCCGGTTCCGTCGGCTCCGTCGGCTGGGCCGGTTCCGTCGGCGAGCACTCCCAGGAGGTCCTCGGCGAGTTCCGGCTTCAGCAGGCCGTGGGCGAGGGCGCGGTCGGCGGTGGCGCGGGCCATCGCCAGGTAGCCGGCGACGGTCGCCGGGGCGTGCCGGCGCAGCTCGCTCACGTGCGCGGCGACCGTGCCCGCGTCGCCGCGCGCGACCGGGCCGGTGAGGGCGGCGTCGCCGGAGCGCAGCGCGTTGTCCAGGGCGGCGCCGAGCAGCGGTCCGAGCATTCGGTCGGGGGCCTCGACTCCGGCGGTGCGCAGCAGTTCCAGGGACTGGGCGACCAGGGTGACCAGGTGGTTGGCGCCGAGGGCGAGGGCCGCGTGGTACAGCGGGCGGTTCT is a window from the Streptomyces capillispiralis genome containing:
- a CDS encoding L-aspartate oxidase — its product is MTSTGIRLHAPAPGWSIAADVVVVGSGVAGLTAALRCEAAGLTTVVVTKARLDDGSTRWAQGGIAAALGEGDTPEQHLDDTLVAGAGLCDEEAVRILVTEGPDAVRRLIETGAHFDESTDGGLELTREGGHHRRRIAHAGGDATGAEISRALVEAVRARGTRTIENALVLDLLTDADGRTAGVTLHVMGEGQHDGVGAVHAPAVVLATGGMGQVFSATTNPSVSTGDGVALALRAGAEVSDLEFVQFHPTVLFLGPDAEGQQPLVSEAVRGEGAHLVDADGVRFMQGQHELAELAPRDIVAKGIMRRMRRQDAEHMYLDARHFGAEMWEHRFPTILAACRAHGIDPVTEPVPVAPAAHYASGGVRTDSHGRTTVPGLYACGEVACTGVHGANRLASNSLLEGLVYAERIAADIARGGPARHTRVPQPLPQSDRPAHPLLPPEARLTIQRIMTRGAGVLRSEASLSQAADRLHRLHADAREALDENGKTAEPGVDTWEATNLLCVARVLVDAARRREETRGCHWREDRPERDDSAWRRHIVVRLNPDRTLAAHTTDTTDFPPTLPQAQEQ
- the panC gene encoding pantoate--beta-alanine ligase, with the translated sequence MTATLLRTAAELHARARTGRRAVVMTMGALHEGHATLIRTARDTAGPDGEVVVTVFVNPLQFGAGEDLDRYPRTLDADIALAGLSGADAVFAPSVDEVYPGGEPQVRISAGPMGARLEGAARPGHFDGVLTVVAKLLHLTRPDVAFYGQKDAQQLALIRRMVRDLNFGVEIVGVPTVREEDGLALSSRNRYLSAGERRTALALSQALFAGRDRHAAQQALRARAQEVPATRARAEALSAMGESRAAADAHAVATTAGGPAAIRAAARLVLDEAARLDPPLALDYLALVDPSDFTEIGDDFTGEAVLAVAARVGTTRLIDNIPLTFGTFGAAA